In Pyxicephalus adspersus chromosome 12, UCB_Pads_2.0, whole genome shotgun sequence, a genomic segment contains:
- the LOC140342318 gene encoding potassium channel subfamily K member 1-like, translated as MTSRRHFLFFLLTVIYVLYLILGAFTFSILEQPYEEQLREKVESLWDDFLLNHPCLSEEKLEDFLRTALLVKSFGVSVLRNISGFEVKWDFVSSIFFTGTTLTTIGYGHPFPISTSGKLFCLFYSIIGIPFTLSILSIAARNLLILLRDKPLQIINLHWNISQNKLEWIHAVVLISVISLLFFFIPAVVFIAVERNWGYLDALYFCFISLSTVGLGDYVPGEQSGQQMPALYKILVVCYLLTGLVAVFLVVEILKNLLKHNQIVSLFLLECEDSRQAEQLDRVPPYDSEVPFVVKHDETTRRRVPHSASPTEKSYGSITPSFS; from the exons ATGACTAGCCGTcgtcactttcttttctttctactGACGGTTATCTATGTGTTATACTTAATACTTGGAGCTTTCACCTTCTCTATCCTGGAGCAGCCATATGAGGAACAGCTGAGGGAGAAGGTGGAGAGTTTGTGGGATGATTTCCTGCTAAACCACCCATGTTTGTCTGAAGAGAAACTGGAAGATTTCCTGAGGACAGCTCTGCTGGTTAAAAGCTTTGGTGTGTCTGTCCTGAGAAATATATCAGGCTTTGAGGTCAAATGGGATTTTGTATCTTCTATTTTCTTTACTGGGACCACCCTGACCACCATTG GTTATGGACATCCTTTCCCCATCTCAACAAGTGGAAAGCTGTTTTGTTTATTCTACTCCATTATTGGGATCCCATTCACTTTATCTATACTCTCTATTGCTGCCCGGAATCTGCTAATCTTACTCCGGGACAAACCACTCCAGATTATTAACCTTCACTGGAACATCTCACAGAACAAGTTAGAGTGGATCCACGCTGTAGTGTTAATTTCCGTCATatctttacttttcttctttattcctgCAGTTGTTTTCATTGCTGTAGAAAGAAATTGGGGTTATTTAGATGCCCTGTATTTCTGCTTCATCTCCCTGAGCACAGTTGGTCTTGGAGATTATGTACCTGGTGAACAGAGTGGCCAACAAATGCCAGCACTCTACAAGATCCTGGTTGTTT gTTATTTATTAACTGGGCTGGTTGCCGTGTTTCTTGTAGTTGAGATATTAAAGAACCTTCTGAAGCACAACCAAATCGTCAGTCTGTTCTTACTGGAGTGTGAAGATAGCAGACAAGCTGAGCAACTGGACCGTGTTCCACCATATGACTCTGAGGTTCCGTTTGTTGTGAAACATGATGAAACTACGAGGAGGAGAGTTCCACATTCAGCCTCTCCCACTGAGAAGTCATATGGCTCCATAACCCCATCTTTTAGCTGA